A genome region from Sphingorhabdus sp. SMR4y includes the following:
- the rpoN gene encoding RNA polymerase factor sigma-54, with protein sequence MALAPRLDLRQSQSLVMTPQLQQAIKLLTLSNLELETFISDEIEKNPLLDTGEISTESGEGSDGEIGGEPAAQGSDEILSSGPSDAEAPLHMHGDTDSFSNNSLSDSDGALDGQLGLNGASSNAMAGGEAPDFENMLVAEITLTEHLMDQAGAILSGMDLFVAQHIIDQIDECGYLQAELLELGQRLNVGMVDVKRILGVVQTLDPVGIGARDLAECLALQAKDADRYDPAMARLIDNLDLLAKGALPQLKRICGVDDEDLMDMISELRNYDPKPGCKIGGGAVESVVPDVFVAERANRWLIEVNSATLPKVLVNRSYYSELKDGAQDKQSKEWLNECLADANWLVKALDQRQRTIVKVATEIVKQQEEFFRKGVAHLRPLTLKNVAEQIEMHESTVSRVTSNKYLSCSRGTFELKYFFTSGIQSSTGGEAASAEAVKSHIKSLIDNEDPKKILSDDKLVALLKDQGFDIARRTVAKYREALGLGSSVQRRRQKALEGKAA encoded by the coding sequence ATGGCACTCGCGCCTCGCCTCGATTTGCGGCAGAGCCAGTCGCTGGTGATGACGCCGCAACTGCAGCAGGCGATAAAACTGCTGACATTGTCCAATCTCGAGCTCGAAACCTTTATTTCCGACGAGATTGAGAAAAACCCGCTTCTCGACACGGGGGAAATTTCCACCGAGAGCGGGGAAGGAAGCGATGGCGAAATTGGTGGCGAGCCGGCTGCTCAGGGCAGTGACGAGATATTGTCATCTGGTCCGTCGGACGCTGAAGCACCTCTCCATATGCATGGTGATACGGACAGTTTCTCCAATAATAGTCTTTCCGACAGTGACGGAGCACTGGATGGGCAGCTCGGTTTGAATGGCGCCAGCTCAAACGCGATGGCCGGGGGCGAAGCACCGGATTTCGAGAATATGCTGGTCGCTGAAATCACGCTCACAGAGCATCTGATGGACCAGGCGGGGGCCATTCTTTCCGGCATGGACCTGTTTGTGGCGCAGCATATTATCGACCAGATTGACGAGTGTGGCTATTTGCAGGCCGAATTGCTGGAACTGGGCCAGCGGCTGAACGTCGGAATGGTCGACGTTAAGCGAATATTGGGTGTCGTTCAGACACTCGACCCGGTCGGCATTGGCGCGCGCGATCTGGCAGAATGTCTCGCGCTGCAAGCCAAGGATGCCGACCGTTATGATCCCGCCATGGCCCGGCTGATCGACAATCTCGATCTGCTGGCCAAAGGCGCATTGCCGCAACTCAAGCGGATATGCGGCGTCGATGACGAAGACCTGATGGATATGATCAGCGAACTGCGCAACTATGATCCGAAGCCGGGTTGCAAGATTGGTGGCGGGGCGGTCGAGTCGGTGGTGCCGGATGTCTTTGTGGCGGAACGGGCGAACCGCTGGCTTATCGAAGTGAATAGCGCCACCTTGCCGAAAGTACTGGTCAACCGCAGCTATTATTCCGAACTGAAAGACGGTGCGCAGGACAAGCAGTCGAAGGAATGGCTGAACGAATGTCTCGCCGACGCCAACTGGCTGGTCAAGGCGCTCGATCAGAGACAGCGGACGATCGTCAAGGTCGCGACCGAGATCGTCAAGCAGCAGGAAGAATTCTTCCGCAAGGGCGTCGCGCATCTGCGACCGCTGACGCTGAAGAATGTCGCCGAGCAGATCGAGATGCACGAATCGACGGTCAGCCGGGTGACCTCCAACAAATATCTCTCCTGCTCCCGCGGGACATTCGAGCTCAAATATTTCTTCACCAGCGGGATCCAGTCTTCGACCGGTGGCGAGGCGGCTTCGGCGGAGGCGGTGAAAAGTCATATCAAGTCCCTGATCGACAATGAGGACCCCAAGAAGATCCTGTCCGATGACAAGCTCGTGGCCCTGCTCAAGGATCAGGGCTTCGATATTGCCCGCCGTACGGTGGCGAAATATCGCGAGGCGCTGGGCCTCGGCAGTTCGGTGCAGCGCCGCCGCCAGAAGGCGCTCGAAGGCAAGGCCGCCTAG
- the lptB gene encoding LPS export ABC transporter ATP-binding protein, with translation MADPGAAMASDAMEHGLAVVSIAKSYDKRSVLSDVSLSVGRGEVVGLLGPNGAGKTTCFYSVMGLVRPDAGRIMLDGEDITPLPMYRRAILGIGYLPQETSIFRGMTVEQNIMAVLEMVEPDSSVRAETLDRLLDEFGLMKLRSSPAMALSGGERRRCEIARALAASPSIVLLDEPFAGIDPLSIADIRDLVCQLRERGIGVLITDHNVRETLDIVDRACIIYDGQVLFAGSPEDLVADANVRRLYLGEGFAL, from the coding sequence ATGGCCGATCCCGGTGCCGCCATGGCCAGTGATGCAATGGAGCACGGCCTGGCGGTGGTCTCGATAGCCAAAAGCTATGACAAGCGCTCGGTTCTGTCAGATGTATCGCTATCGGTTGGTCGCGGCGAGGTCGTCGGATTACTGGGTCCGAACGGGGCCGGGAAAACCACCTGTTTCTATTCGGTCATGGGTCTGGTCCGGCCGGACGCCGGACGGATCATGCTCGACGGCGAGGATATTACCCCTCTCCCCATGTATCGACGGGCGATCCTTGGTATTGGCTACCTCCCACAAGAGACTTCGATTTTTCGCGGCATGACTGTCGAGCAGAATATCATGGCGGTGCTCGAAATGGTTGAGCCTGATTCCAGCGTGCGCGCGGAGACGCTCGATCGGCTGCTCGACGAATTCGGACTGATGAAATTGCGCAGTTCCCCGGCAATGGCGCTGTCGGGCGGTGAACGGCGGCGATGCGAAATTGCCCGTGCGCTTGCGGCCAGCCCTTCCATCGTGTTGCTTGACGAACCCTTTGCCGGTATCGACCCGCTGTCGATCGCGGATATTCGCGATCTGGTCTGCCAGCTGCGCGAGCGGGGCATCGGCGTATTGATCACGGATCACAATGTCCGCGAGACACTCGATATCGTAGACCGCGCCTGTATCATTTATGACGGACAAGTCCTCTTCGCCGGCAGTCCTGAAGACCTTGTCGCGGATGCCAACGTTCGCAGACTCTATCTGGGTGAGGGGTTTGCGCTCTAG
- a CDS encoding LptA/OstA family protein — MKSYSFLSLSAGSFVLASAFLLFAGAAPAQVFGSHDSNAPVNFNAGRIEVQDRADRVVLSGAVRVEQAGLTLNSARMTVAYRSTGGIEIDRIDASGGVTIRKAGDTASGDVAIYDLNRRLITLIGNVTLTQGTNRLSGGRVIIDLESGRSTIDGRSTGGSSVGSQDSSGRVSGTFTVPQREN, encoded by the coding sequence ATGAAATCATATTCCTTCCTTTCCCTCTCGGCTGGCAGTTTTGTTCTTGCTTCGGCTTTTCTGTTGTTCGCGGGTGCAGCTCCGGCGCAGGTGTTCGGAAGCCATGACAGCAATGCACCGGTCAATTTCAACGCCGGCCGGATCGAGGTTCAGGATCGGGCCGACCGTGTGGTCCTGTCGGGTGCGGTCCGAGTCGAACAGGCCGGATTGACGCTCAATTCCGCGCGCATGACCGTAGCCTATCGCAGCACCGGGGGGATCGAAATCGACCGGATTGACGCATCCGGCGGTGTCACCATTCGCAAGGCCGGTGATACCGCTTCAGGCGATGTCGCGATTTATGATCTCAACCGGCGGCTCATCACCCTGATCGGGAATGTAACGCTTACCCAGGGGACAAATCGTCTGTCCGGAGGTCGCGTCATCATCGATCTTGAATCGGGCCGGTCAACGATAGACGGGCGTTCCACCGGCGGTTCTTCCGTCGGCTCGCAAGACTCCAGTGGCCGGGTCTCCGGCACCTTCACGGTCCCGCAACGGGAAAACTGA
- the lptC gene encoding LPS export ABC transporter periplasmic protein LptC, producing MPATVNPVRTKRQEFAAPNSAHDRNIKLLRFILPVGVGLLGAMLALAPFTTSGELSFVLDKNSVDVAKERMRVTEALYRGEDSQGRPFSLKAGSAVQKSSSEAIVDLQDLSARILLKEGPAQIRASEGRYDMDQENVRVPGPVQVEAASGYRLSTSNVTVDLKQRTLQSAGSVEGRTNIGTFGADRLEADLAERTVSLDGNARLRIEQNGLRRP from the coding sequence ATGCCGGCCACCGTCAATCCTGTCCGAACCAAGCGTCAGGAGTTTGCCGCTCCCAATAGCGCGCATGACCGCAACATAAAATTGCTGCGCTTCATATTGCCTGTGGGAGTAGGCCTATTGGGCGCAATGCTCGCTCTGGCACCCTTCACGACCAGCGGCGAACTGAGTTTCGTTCTGGACAAGAATAGCGTTGATGTTGCCAAGGAACGGATGCGCGTTACCGAAGCATTGTACCGGGGTGAAGATAGCCAGGGCCGGCCCTTCTCCCTGAAGGCCGGATCGGCGGTACAGAAAAGCTCGAGCGAAGCGATTGTCGATTTGCAGGATCTGTCCGCCCGGATATTGCTGAAGGAAGGGCCAGCCCAGATTCGCGCCAGCGAAGGCCGCTATGACATGGACCAGGAAAATGTCCGGGTACCAGGCCCGGTTCAGGTCGAAGCGGCCAGCGGTTATCGCCTCTCGACCAGCAATGTCACGGTCGATCTCAAACAACGCACTTTGCAAAGTGCCGGCTCGGTCGAAGGGCGGACTAATATCGGAACATTTGGTGCGGACCGTCTCGAGGCGGATCTGGCTGAGCGAACGGTAAGTCTGGACGGTAATGCGCGTTTGCGGATCGAACAAAATGGATTAAGAAGACCCTAG
- a CDS encoding ribonuclease D, giving the protein MAVFFHEEDIPAGVLADGAVAVDTETMGLQTPRDRLCLLQISDGGDDEHLVRFGPDSDYSAPNLRAILSDPDRLKLYHFARFDLAAIEHYMGVMAEPVFCTKIASRLIRTYTDRHGLKELVRELLGQDISKQQQSSDWGNPVLSDAQQEYAASDVRFLHRLKDELDTRLEREGRTALAQACFDFLPDRARLDLAGWPETDIFAHA; this is encoded by the coding sequence ATGGCAGTTTTTTTTCACGAAGAAGATATTCCGGCAGGCGTTCTGGCTGACGGAGCCGTCGCTGTGGACACGGAAACCATGGGGCTCCAGACCCCGCGCGACCGTTTGTGCCTGCTCCAGATATCCGATGGCGGAGATGACGAACATCTTGTTCGCTTTGGGCCCGATAGTGACTATTCGGCACCCAATCTCCGGGCGATTCTGTCGGACCCCGACCGATTGAAGCTTTATCATTTCGCCCGTTTTGATCTCGCTGCCATTGAACATTATATGGGCGTGATGGCAGAGCCTGTCTTCTGTACGAAGATCGCTTCGCGACTCATCCGGACCTATACCGATCGACACGGGTTGAAGGAGTTGGTCCGCGAACTTCTCGGCCAGGATATTTCGAAGCAGCAGCAATCGAGCGACTGGGGGAATCCCGTGTTGAGCGATGCCCAGCAGGAATATGCCGCATCGGATGTTCGTTTCCTGCACCGGTTGAAGGATGAGCTGGACACCCGGCTGGAGCGGGAGGGGAGAACAGCTCTCGCCCAGGCCTGTTTCGACTTTTTGCCGGACCGGGCGCGGCTGGATCTGGCCGGCTGGCCGGAAACCGATATTTTTGCGCATGCCTGA
- a CDS encoding DUF4870 family protein — translation MTEKSPEPVAPGFDLNKATIVSLLYIAGFAVGVTGLVGFVLALIWKDEVAGTWEESHLQFHVRTFVIGFAVGIAGTLLAFILIGIPILLALAVWILVRSVVALLKAQKHEAIADPETWLF, via the coding sequence ATGACAGAGAAATCACCAGAGCCGGTCGCCCCCGGCTTCGATCTCAACAAGGCCACCATAGTCTCGCTTCTCTATATAGCCGGATTTGCAGTTGGTGTCACCGGCCTCGTGGGCTTTGTACTCGCCCTGATCTGGAAAGACGAAGTCGCCGGCACCTGGGAAGAAAGCCATCTGCAATTTCATGTCAGAACATTTGTCATCGGATTCGCGGTCGGGATAGCGGGGACACTTCTTGCGTTCATATTGATCGGGATTCCGATTCTTCTGGCGCTCGCGGTCTGGATATTGGTTCGCTCGGTGGTTGCGTTGCTGAAAGCGCAAAAACATGAAGCCATTGCCGATCCGGAAACCTGGTTGTTCTAA
- a CDS encoding cold-shock protein yields MGFDRNRRGRGRDKRDGFGDENFDGYQGDSGPPVERYTRPDSDSGGRRGGGMPDQVVGESSGTVKFFNAQKGFGFIVQDGGGEDVFVHISQVERAGLKGLAEGQKLRFSLVDRGGKVSASDIQIEGDLIEVPVGGGSSRDDRGGPPRRELTGEKASGTVKFFNGTKGFGFIQRDDGQPDAFVHISAVERAGMRGLEEGDKLEFELEVDQRGKTAAVNLVAR; encoded by the coding sequence ATGGGTTTTGACAGAAACCGGCGAGGTAGAGGCCGGGACAAGCGCGACGGCTTCGGTGACGAAAACTTCGATGGATATCAAGGTGACAGCGGTCCACCCGTAGAGAGATATACGCGGCCGGACAGCGATTCCGGCGGCAGAAGAGGCGGCGGAATGCCGGATCAGGTTGTCGGCGAAAGCAGCGGCACCGTAAAATTTTTCAATGCGCAAAAAGGTTTTGGCTTCATCGTGCAAGATGGTGGCGGCGAAGATGTTTTTGTTCATATCAGCCAGGTTGAACGTGCTGGCCTCAAGGGCCTCGCTGAAGGCCAGAAGCTGCGCTTCTCGCTGGTCGATCGCGGCGGAAAAGTTTCCGCTTCGGACATCCAGATCGAAGGTGATCTTATCGAGGTGCCGGTTGGCGGAGGCTCTTCTCGCGATGATCGCGGTGGCCCTCCCCGCAGGGAACTGACGGGAGAAAAGGCTTCAGGTACCGTAAAATTTTTCAACGGCACCAAGGGCTTTGGTTTCATCCAGCGTGATGACGGACAACCCGATGCATTCGTCCATATTTCAGCCGTAGAACGCGCCGGCATGCGCGGACTGGAAGAAGGCGACAAGCTGGAGTTCGAACTGGAAGTGGATCAGCGCGGCAAGACGGCTGCGGTCAATCTGGTTGCCAGATAA